In Hirundo rustica isolate bHirRus1 chromosome 2, bHirRus1.pri.v3, whole genome shotgun sequence, one genomic interval encodes:
- the CBY2 gene encoding protein chibby homolog 2, whose protein sequence is MSAFDQRNQSMQHIEPETDCITPRVKPRGEVFVSIDGKWVNDIYCQPPFPSHQKLFSKKAQNEWSTWEENRALWQENQILWIKNRMLWEENKALQYLQSQNKSVQVIYTDAIQQSIKRKNKPLPLFHERNMGFQFSLGNKALQAVQEKYKIFQDFQQENKVLPVTWKDQKAITVHEESKDASSDLQRNTDTIAAVEKGNPGPVPQQKHEGKKKSTTPTQNKMESAPNMPGKHEILQVLQHLDELLHTFLKMNHPPGEKQCCHNLHDVNRSFQEDYNKLKLQLNAVKNTVSDITAQMDMLEKEIIAITSPMYEEAGQKLATEHQLGDM, encoded by the coding sequence ATGTCTGCCTTTGATCAGAGGAACCAGAGCATGCAGCACATTGAGCCTGAGACAGACTGCATCACCCCTCGGGTGAAGCCAAGGGGTGAGGTATTTGTCTCTATTGATGGGAAATGGGTGAATGACATCTACTGCCAGCCACCCTTTCCTTCCCACCAGAAACTCTTCAGCAAGAAGGCACAGAATGAGTGGAGCACCTGGGAGGAGAACAGAGCACTCTGGCAGGAAAACCAGATCCTCTGGATCAAAAATAGGATGCTCTGGGAAGAAAACAAGGCCCTACAATATCTCCAGTCACAGAACAAATCTGTCCAGGTAATTTACACAGATGCTATTCAGCAAAGcatcaagagaaaaaataagccACTTCCACTCTTCCATGAGAGGAACATGGGCTTTCAGTTCAGCCTGGGCAACAAAGCTCTCCAGGCAGTCCAGGAAAAGTATAAAATCTTTCAGGACTTCCAGCAGGAGAATAAAGTACTCCCGGTTACCTGGAAAGACCAAAAAGCCATCACGGTCCATGAAGAGAGCAAAGATGCCAGCTCAGATCTTCAGAGGAACACTGACACCATTGCAGCTGTGGAAAAGGGTAACCCTGGCCCAGTCCCCCAGCAGAAACATGAAGGTAAAAAGAAGAGCACTACTCCAACTCAGAATAAGATGGAGTCTGCCCCAAATATGCCGGGAAAGCATGAAATCCTCCAGGTTCTCCAGCACTTAGATGAGCTCCTCCACACCTTCCTGAAAATGAACCATCCTCCTGGGGAGAAACAATGCTGCCACAATCTCCATGATGTGAACAGATCCTTCCAAGAAGATTACAATAAACTGAAGCTGCAGCTGAATGCTGTTAAAAACACTGTGTCAGACATTACAGCTCAAATGGACATGCTGGAAAAGGAGATCATTGCCATCACTTCCCCAATGTATGAAGAAGCAGGGCAGAAGCTGGCAACTGAGCATCAGCTTGGAGACATGTGA